A single Phoenix dactylifera cultivar Barhee BC4 chromosome 1, palm_55x_up_171113_PBpolish2nd_filt_p, whole genome shotgun sequence DNA region contains:
- the LOC103704395 gene encoding uncharacterized protein LOC103704395, with translation MDGYREDYLCCYFHPKEVVVGICALCLKERLLSLAAKQGHLPLSKDTQKSFRVLRRKPNITLPKVFALGSFLHRIESRRPRPDDGSDEGSIASLEDSFISIKFEDNGHASWDNKKAASMNPTMNTISITTDKIQAPGKERPRSMVEHAKARGMLRWRKRIGHLLQLARWKRSSKAGTCHVALGGKVEGAKGRRGWIRNLTRRRTATIG, from the exons ATGGATGGCTATAGAGAAGACTACTTATGTTGCTATTTCCATCCCAAGGAAGTGGTTGTGGGGATATGTGCCCTTTGCTTGAAAGAAAGGCTCCTCTCCTTGGCTGCTAAACAAGGCCACCTTCCTCTATCCAAGGACACTCAAAAGTCCTTCAGAGTCCTAAGGAGGAAGCCCAACATCACCCTCCCTAAAGTCTTTGCTCTTGGTTCCTTCTTGCATCGCATCGAGTCCCGACGTCCTCGACCAGACGATGGCTCCGATGAAGGTTCCATTGCCAGCCTTGAAG ACTCCTTCATATCGATCAAGTTTGAGGACAATGGGCACGCTTCATGGGATAACAAGAAAGCAGCAAGCATGAATCCAACCATGAACACCATCAGCATCACCACCGACAAGATCCAGGCCCCCGGGAAGGAGAGACCAAGGAGCATGGTGGAACATGCAAAGGCTCGTGGGATGCTGAGGTGGCGCAAGCGGATTGGCCACCTTCTCCAGCTGGCGCGATGGAAGAGGTCCAGCAAGGCAGGGACATGCCATGTGGCACTGGGGGGTAAGGTAGAGGGGGCGAAAGGGAGGAGAGGCTGGATCAGGAATCTAACAAGGAGGAGGACCGCCACCATAGGCTAA